The sequence below is a genomic window from Vicinamibacteria bacterium.
TTCGCATGGCGGCTCGCACCGCACGGCTCGGGGCGAGCTTCGCTCGCGTCGGCCTTCATCCGGACTGGGGGGTGAGCTACTTCCTCACACGGATCGCGGGTCCGGCGGTGGCTCGAGATCTCGTCTTCTCCGGGCGGCTCGTCCCGGCGGAAGAGGCCCTTTCGCTCGGCATCGTCAACTGGGTCGTCCCGGCCGACGAGCTCCTGGCGCGAGCGCTTCAGAAGGCAAGGGAGTTTCGGGACGCGTCTCCGGTATCGATTCGCTGGGCCAAACAAACTCTTGCCCGCGCGGAGAATGCAACGCTCGAGGAAGTGCTCGAGCTCGAACAGCTCGCCCAGCTCGCCAGCTTTCGCTCCGAGGACGCCCGCGAGGGCCTGAACGCGCTTGTCGAGAAAAGGACTCCCAACTTCAAGGGCAGGTGAGCCTGTGCTGGAGCGTGGGTAGGATTGATTCAACATCAAGAGCCTGATTCGGTGGCTTGACAGCGCGTACGAGACAAGTGCACGATAAGTGCATGGCTGTCAAGACGAT
It includes:
- a CDS encoding enoyl-CoA hydratase-related protein; amino-acid sequence: MTWDHIRLEVHDAIATVTLDRPEALNAFTGSMRSDLLAAIQEGSERARALIVTGAGTAFSAGGDVKVMANARPEDVEPLVEQGKRVVTLLQSLPIPTLAAVNGVAVGAGLGLALACDVRMAARTARLGASFARVGLHPDWGVSYFLTRIAGPAVARDLVFSGRLVPAEEALSLGIVNWVVPADELLARALQKAREFRDASPVSIRWAKQTLARAENATLEEVLELEQLAQLASFRSEDAREGLNALVEKRTPNFKGR